A region from the Vicia villosa cultivar HV-30 ecotype Madison, WI linkage group LG3, Vvil1.0, whole genome shotgun sequence genome encodes:
- the LOC131657982 gene encoding uncharacterized protein LOC131657982 — translation MIFKGEGYIDFVAKSFWNVKGIGFSYSNSSGRLGGMITLWKEEEVEVIMSFKGEGYIGVKVNKNNNFFYLVNVYSSCDIAKKRIMWRKLLDLKEDFNDGEWIIGGDFNAIKTREERKSIGVLSNANEAFEFAEFIEKSLLVDVPCKGKKFTWYSGNGKSMSRLDRFLVSEKVLNDWGVIGQMVRERDISDHCPIWLEVDIKDWGPKPFKFNNEWFYHDSFYSFVEKEWKSFIVEGRGDYILKQKLLLLKGRIKWWNKEVFGRIDLEIQEEVREINCRDDLLELDGEDFNPDTLIRRKEATSRFWMKLRIKENMLVQKANLKWLREGDSNSGYFHKVTKEKRRHNHIGPINTLDGRLDKVKDIKDYVANHFSKKLKKRKRRHCY, via the coding sequence ATGATCTTTAAAGGGGAGGGGTATATTGACTTCGTGGCGAAGAGTTTTTGGAATGTTAAAGGCATTGGGTTTTCGTATTCAAATTCTTCGGGTAGATTGGGTGGTATGATAACTTTATGGAAGGAGGAGGAGGTAGAGGTCATTATGAGCTTTAAAGGGGAGGGGTATATTGGTGTGAAAGTGAACAAGAATAACAATTTCTTCTATTTGGTTAATGTGTATTCATCTTGCGACATTGCTAAAAAAAGAATTATGTGGCGTAAGTTGTTGGATTTGAAAGAAGATTTCAATGATGGGGAATGGATTATAGGAGGAGATTTCAACGCTATAAAGACGAGGGAAGAGAGGAAAAGTATAGGAGTCTTATCCAATGCtaatgaagcttttgaatttgcgGAATTTATAGAAAAAAGTTTGTTGGTGGATGTTCCTTGCAAAGGAAAAAAATTCACTTGGTATAGCGGCAATGGTAAATCGATGAGTAGATTAGATAGATTTCTTGTGTCGGAGAAAGTGTTGAATGATTGGGGGGTGATTGGGCAAATGGTGAGGGAGAGAGATATTTCCGACCATTGTCCCATATGGCTAGAAGTTGACATCAAAGATTGGGGACCTAAACCATTCAAATTCAATAATGAGTGGTTTTATCAtgattctttttattcttttgtggAGAAGGAGTGGAAAAGCTTCATAGTGGAAGGTAGAGGGGACTACATCTTGAAACAAAAACTTCTTCTTCTTAAAGGGCGTATAAAATGGTGGAATAAGGAGGTTTTTGGAAGAATCGACTTGGAGATTCAAGAAGAGGTGAGAGAAATAAATTGCagggatgatttgttggaattggaTGGAGAGGATTTCAACCCGGATACTTTGATTAGAAGGAAGGAAGCAACTAGTCGTTTTTGGATGAAATTGAGAATTAAAGAGAATATGTTAGTCCAAAAAGCTAATTTGAAGTGGTTAAGGGAAGGAGATTCCAATAGTGGTTACTTTCACAAAGTCACGAAGGAGAAAAGAAGACACAATCATATTGGGCCCATTAACACTTTGGATGGGAGGTTGGATAAGGTAAAGGACATTAAAGATTATGTGGCTAATCATTTCtcaaaaaaattgaagaagaggaagagacggCATTGTTATTAG